A window of the Pararge aegeria chromosome 2, ilParAegt1.1, whole genome shotgun sequence genome harbors these coding sequences:
- the LOC120631448 gene encoding nucleoside diphosphate kinase 7-like, producing MVNDYFDKYTFLCEMFDEETDDMRELVLNFYPFDNSVQIVDPKKGVNLVKRVQLPPLKQEMLQVGNIVNVFSKLLYIKDCAPATRKILCQNDQSTFAMIKPVPPSAHGKIITFIMKKGFRIVRMKNGKIDKDFAMDLYQNVASSNMLPIIINYVTTGEVIGLELVAPNAVKKWRDVLGTTDPETAAPGTLRRLYGENKLKNVAHGCVTLEEASRMLDKFFGYENGLRRIPFRATLKNCTCCIIKPHVMIDGNVGAILEQIATSSNFYISAIAMFSVKISNAKEFYEVYKGVLPEYENMCIHLTEGKCIALEVKCNNPSVNCVCEFRKLCGPRDPDLSRQLYPDSIRALYGKNIIHNAVHCTDLQEDGELEVEYFFKLLAND from the exons ATG GTTAACGATTATTTTGACAAATATACTTTCTTATGTGAAATGTTCGATGAAGAAACGGATGATATGAGGGAGttggtgttaaatttttacccGTTCGATAATTCAGTACAAATCGTCGATCCCAAAAAAGGTGTCAACTTAGTTAAGCGAGTTCAACTTCCACCGTTAAAACAGGAAATGCTGCAAGTAGGAAATATCGTCAATGTATTTTCTAAATTGTTATATATCAAAGATTGCGCACCTGCGACACGAAAGATTCTTTGCCAAAACGATCAAAg CACATTCGCAATGATAAAACCAGTCCCACCAAGCGCCCACGGTAAGATCATAACGTTCATAATGAAAAAAGGATTCCGTATCGTACGTatgaaaaatggaaaaattgaTAAAGATTTTGCTATGGATTTATACCAGAATGTCGCCTCGAGTAACATGTTGCC aattataataaattacgtaACAACTGGCGAAGTCATCGGGTTAGAGTTGGTTGCACCCAACGCAGTGAAAAAATGGCGCGATGTCCTAGGCACCACCGACCCGGAGACGGCAGCACCCGGCACGCTTCGAAGACTCTATGGGGAAAATAAGCTCAAGAATGTTGCACATGGATGCGTCACTCTTGAAGAAGCCTCTAGG ATGCTAGACAAATTTTTTGGATATGAAAATGGACTGCGTAGAATCCCCTTTCGAGCGACTCTCAAAAACTGCACCTGTTGTATTATTAAGCCACACGTGATGATTGATGGCAATGTTGGAGCAATCTTAGAACAAATCGCAACCTcttcaaatttttatatttcagctATAGCCATGTTTTCTGTGAAGATCTCCAATGCTAAGGAGTTTTATGAAGTTTACAAAGGAGTATTGCCAGAATAtgag aacATGTGTATTCATTTGACAGAAGGAAAATGTATTGCTCTGGAGGTAAAATGCAACAACCCCAGTGTGAATTGCGTATGTGAATTTAGGAAATTATGTGGACCAAGGGATCCT GATCTAAGCCGTCAACTGTATCCAGATTCTATAAGAGCCCTCTATgggaaaaatataatacataatgcAGTGCATTGCACAGATCTTCAAGAAGATGGGGAGCTGGAAGTGGAATACTTTTTCAAGTTGCTGGCTAATGATTGA
- the LOC120631455 gene encoding ARL14 effector protein produces MNFLQNFDPETSARERRKLNRKSYFMNRTSSTKYASKKIYNERGLLKVSGKDFCDCLDEKCPGCHYPCVRCSSNKCGLDCRVNRKWMYDKIEIEGNDFVIKNVYRHTNKI; encoded by the exons atgaatttcCTTCAAAACTTTGATCCTGAAACGTCAGCGCGTGAGCGTCGGAAACTAAATCGTAAAAGCTATTTTATGAA TCGCACTAGTAGCACAAAATATGCAAGCAAGAAAATATACAATGAACGAGGTCTGCTGAAGGTTTCGGGAAAAGACTTTTGCGACTGCTTAGATGAAAAATGTCCTGGTTGCCACTATCCGTGTGTCCGATGTAGTTCAAATAAATGTGGACTTGATTGCAG AGTCAATAGAAAATGGATGTATGACAAAATTGAAATAGAAGGAAATGATTTTGTCATCAAGAATGTGTATAGACacactaataaaatatga
- the LOC120632583 gene encoding DNA-directed RNA polymerases I, II, and III subunit RPABC4, protein MADTSTNKEAPVAKVPMIYVCGECHRENEIKPRDPIRCRECGYRIMYKKRTKRLVVFDAR, encoded by the exons ATGGCTGACACAAGTACAAATAAAGAAGCACCAGTGGCAAAAGTGCCTATGATATATGTTTGTGGAG AATGCCACAGGGAAAATGAGATCAAACCTAGAGATCCAATCAGATGCAGAGAATGTGGTTACCGCATTATGTACAAGAAGAGAACAAAGAGAT TGGTTGTGTTCGACGCCCGatga